The genomic segment GAACTAGCAATTTCGATAGTATCTtgaattaaagtatttttaatcatttcatcaaagaaaaattttattgataatctGTAAAATAGTAATGAATATTAGCAATAAGAAAAATCCATATCCAAAAAATATCGTTACTTACTTTTCATCGTTAACTTACTTTTCATCggaaatttgattatttaactTGTGAATGAACTGTACGATTTTCTCAGGAATTTCATCCACTGTTACTTGAGATCGGTTTCCAGTAAATTCCGGCTGGCTTAGAGTTTTTATCGTTTCTTTCAACATTACCGGAATATTAACTAAGATTGAAAATTCTGTGATACAGATTTATTCGCCacctaataaatttattaaacattattaaataactagaTCGATAAACTTACTAATAAATTGCTTCAGTGTCTGATTttgtgaataatttaaaaccctcgaaaaattttgattaaacaaTTCAACAATCCATTGTTGGTCCGATAAAATATTCCATGTTAAAACTTTTTCAGGGTATGAAAACCaaacattcattaaatatgACAAGAAAGTTTCTAAATTTGAGTTGGAtagttcatatttttttatttcatttattatatgCATTACTGCTGCATAATAACTATCAACACCAACTGTTGGCAGTGTCCATACTAGCCTTAGTAATACATACAATTCATCATTGCGTTTGGGAAGCTGTAATGACTCCCACTTTTGAGTTATcgtctataaatataaaaaaaaatagattttagttttaatttttaaataaaacttctttttgttatataaatacaagtaaaagaattaaaaacttaTACTGGTAAAgttgaaccaagaaattttttgtaataccCACGGCATCACTTCATTAATTGCAGATATTGTCGCATCACTAATATCAGCAAAAACAGTttgtaaattgtttttcattCCTGGAGCGTGGTTAATCAGGAAATTTAAagtagttttaaataattcatctGAGTTGCTGCTACAGAGTGCAATACATGCTGGAACtccctgtaaaaaaaaaaaaaaaaaacaaaatcacGTTTAACGAACAAAAGAGaccatttattattaaaaagataaatGACTGTGAGAAGTTCACATGCTTTCCATGTCTCAAAAGAAACTTTATGATGTGTGATGCTTTTGGACGCTTAATGACACCCTACAAACaaaagataatttatattcacCAATTATGAATACAAATAAGAGTTAATTGTTagtatcaaataattaaagtttttatcaTTACCTGCATTgtcaattcaataaataattcactCTCATTTTGCATTTGATGAAGCAATGATTGAGTCGTGAAAATATCTATAATAGACCTATCAGATCCAAAAGTACgtccaaaataaaaatgttttatgcttttcatttttttaaaaacagcaccaatttctaaaaatgttttggGTATTCCCATTCTTgtcgtattttttttaaaaaatgttctgCGTTGGTTTCGTCGCCTGAacaatgaaaagaaaaaaattacattatttagctacataaaaaaaaaaaaaataaaatcacgaGAAAAAACACATTGTAACTACCAAACTCAAAATGAagctgaagttagctgacaactgtcaattttttggattttcacaaaaaataaattacta from the Cotesia glomerata isolate CgM1 unplaced genomic scaffold, MPM_Cglom_v2.3 scaffold_16, whole genome shotgun sequence genome contains:
- the LOC123273904 gene encoding uncharacterized protein LOC123273904 — protein: MKNNLQTVFADISDATISAINEVMPWVLQKISWFNFTSTITQKWESLQLPKRNDELYVLLRLVWTLPTVGVDSYYAAVMHIINEIKKYELSNSNLETFLSYLMNVWFSYPEKVLTWNILSDQQWIVELFNQNFSRVLNYSQNQTLKQFIINIPVMLKETIKTLSQPEFTGNRSQVTVDEIPEKIVQFIHKLNNQISDEKLSIKFFFDEMIKNTLIQDTIEIASSRHPSVQVQSDIVNERTQMSSNIGNNVVAVESVISSQLRSESTTSLETGLTDNNSINENPSIVIHDDDSETEEPGSSMNTPLDDQIIVISDDEVSENNSTERENSHIEVPSLDTVIAMDEFPTLI